Proteins encoded within one genomic window of Streptomyces sp. NBC_01314:
- a CDS encoding peptidoglycan D,D-transpeptidase FtsI family protein produces the protein MNKTIRRSAVFTLLLVLALLVRATWVQFYEGTALADDQGNRRNVIRTYADPLGNIVVGGESITGSARTKGSDLAYRRTYTDGELYAAVTGYASQAYTPTQLEGVYQDLLDGTDLRLKTVMDTVTGERAEPGNVITTIEPAVQKAAFEALGDKKGAAVAIDPTTGKILAVVSTPSYDPSSLTDANTAGTAWKKLNADEDKPLTNRALRQPLPPGSTFKLVVAAAALEDGLYTSVDTKTDSPDPYTLPGTTTELSNENPSAPCENATIRTALRYSCNNVFARMAVALGQDKVRAMAEKFGFDDKAQDVPVRAYESVYPSDMDESSTALTGIGQYDVTATPLQMAMVSAAIANGGKLVAPHMVSQITNGGGDALEDYDADADTKEIMSSGTAEQLQSAMRTVVEDGTGTNARISGATVGGKTGTAQHGENNSETPYAWFTSYGKADGKEVAVAVVVEQSNAARSEVSGNGLAAPVAKAVMEAALKD, from the coding sequence ATGAACAAGACGATCAGGCGCTCCGCCGTCTTCACCCTGCTGCTCGTGCTCGCCCTGCTGGTCAGGGCGACCTGGGTGCAGTTCTACGAGGGCACGGCGCTCGCGGACGACCAGGGCAACCGGCGCAACGTGATCAGGACGTACGCGGACCCGCTCGGGAACATCGTCGTCGGCGGCGAGTCGATCACCGGCTCGGCCCGCACGAAGGGCAGCGACCTCGCGTACAGACGCACGTACACGGACGGCGAGCTGTACGCGGCGGTGACGGGCTACGCCTCGCAGGCCTACACGCCGACCCAACTGGAGGGCGTCTACCAGGACCTGCTGGACGGCACGGACCTGCGGCTGAAGACCGTGATGGACACGGTCACCGGCGAGCGGGCCGAGCCGGGCAATGTGATCACCACGATCGAACCGGCCGTGCAGAAGGCGGCGTTCGAGGCGCTCGGCGACAAGAAGGGCGCGGCCGTGGCGATCGACCCGACGACCGGGAAGATCCTCGCGGTGGTGTCGACCCCGTCGTACGACCCGTCCTCGCTCACCGACGCCAACACCGCCGGTACGGCCTGGAAGAAGCTCAACGCGGACGAGGACAAGCCGCTGACCAACCGGGCGTTGCGCCAGCCGCTGCCGCCGGGGTCGACGTTCAAGCTGGTCGTGGCGGCGGCCGCGCTGGAGGACGGGCTGTACACGTCGGTGGACACGAAGACCGACAGCCCGGACCCGTACACCCTGCCGGGCACGACCACCGAGCTGTCGAACGAGAACCCGAGCGCGCCCTGCGAGAACGCCACGATCCGTACGGCGCTGCGGTACTCGTGCAACAACGTCTTCGCGAGGATGGCCGTCGCCCTGGGCCAGGACAAGGTGAGGGCGATGGCCGAGAAGTTCGGCTTCGACGACAAGGCGCAGGACGTGCCCGTGCGGGCGTACGAGAGCGTCTACCCGTCGGACATGGACGAGTCGTCGACCGCACTGACGGGCATCGGCCAGTACGACGTCACCGCGACGCCGCTCCAGATGGCGATGGTGTCGGCGGCGATAGCCAACGGCGGCAAGCTGGTCGCGCCGCACATGGTGTCGCAGATCACCAACGGCGGAGGCGATGCCCTGGAGGACTACGACGCCGACGCGGACACGAAGGAGATCATGAGCTCCGGCACCGCCGAGCAGTTGCAGTCGGCGATGCGGACCGTCGTCGAGGACGGCACGGGCACGAACGCGCGGATCAGCGGGGCGACCGTGGGCGGCAAGACCGGTACGGCCCAGCACGGCGAGAACAACAGCGAGACGCCGTACGCCTGGTTCACGTCGTACGGGAAGGCCGACGGCAAGGAGGTCGCCGTCGCGGTCGTCGTGGAGCAGTCGAACGCGGCCCGGTCGGAGGTCAGCGGCAACGGACTGGCGGCGCCGGTGGCCAAGGCGGTCATGGAGGCGGCGCTGAAGGACTGA
- a CDS encoding IclR family transcriptional regulator, with the protein MSAVETGGGAQVKSAVRTVELLEYFAGRPGMHSLAAVQEAVGYPKSSLYMLLRTLVELGWVETDATGTRYGIGVRALLVGTSYIDGDEVVALARPTLDRLSDDTTETIHLARLDGTNVVYLATRQSQHYLRPFTRVGRRLPAHSTSLGKALLATHTDEQVRKMLPETLPALTEHTITDRERLIEELRQIREQGFSVDREENTLGLRCFGVAIPYRTPARDAISCSVPVARLTPAHEQLVKDALFDARDRLTLATRRL; encoded by the coding sequence ATGTCGGCAGTCGAGACGGGCGGCGGAGCACAGGTCAAGTCGGCGGTGAGGACCGTTGAGCTGCTCGAATACTTCGCCGGGCGCCCCGGTATGCACTCCCTGGCGGCGGTCCAGGAGGCCGTCGGTTACCCCAAGTCGAGCCTGTACATGCTGCTCCGCACCCTCGTGGAGCTGGGCTGGGTCGAGACGGACGCGACGGGCACGCGGTACGGCATCGGCGTACGGGCACTGCTCGTGGGCACGTCGTACATCGACGGCGACGAGGTGGTGGCGCTGGCCCGGCCGACGCTGGACCGGCTGTCGGACGACACGACGGAGACGATCCACCTGGCCCGTCTCGACGGCACGAACGTCGTCTATCTGGCCACCCGGCAGTCGCAGCACTATCTGCGCCCCTTCACCCGTGTCGGCCGCAGGCTGCCCGCCCACTCCACCTCGCTCGGCAAGGCGCTGCTGGCCACCCACACCGACGAGCAGGTCCGCAAGATGCTCCCGGAGACCCTTCCGGCGCTGACGGAGCACACGATCACGGACCGGGAGCGGCTCATCGAGGAGCTGCGCCAGATCCGTGAGCAGGGGTTCTCCGTGGACCGCGAGGAGAACACGCTCGGGCTGCGCTGCTTCGGCGTGGCGATCCCCTACCGCACACCGGCCCGTGACGCCATCAGCTGCTCGGTCCCGGTCGCCCGGCTGACGCCCGCCCACGAGCAGCTGGTCAAGGACGCCCTCTTCGACGCGCGTGACCGGCTGACGCTGGCGACCCGGCGGCTCTGA
- a CDS encoding aldehyde dehydrogenase (NADP(+)) — protein sequence MAAAPVWSVDPRTGKQREQVAVEATAQEVDAAVRAAHAARASLTDRTVRAAFLRSAADQLQAAKDQLVEVADAETALGPVRLTGELTRTCYQLRAFADIVDEGAFLDVVINHPDDTATPPIPDLRRYKVPLGVVAVYSASNFPFAFSVSGGDTASALAAGCPVVVKAHPDHPALSELVAIVVRRAAAEHGIPEGVLGLVHGFEAGVELVKHPLVTAAGFTGSVRGGRALFDAAAARPVPIPFHGELGSLNPVLITEAAAAERAEAIGAGLAGSMTLGVGQFCVKPGLVLAPAGDAGDRLLKSLTDAVSDVGSGVLLDHRMRDNFLAGVAERAELPDVESPVTAGAGGEHTVSPGFLTVPAGKLAAEGEHDLLLEECFGPLTVVARYEDEDEAKSVLSRLPGNLTATVHVSAGEASGEGRGPELLAELTPLAGRVLVNGWPTGVAVAAAQHHGGPYPATTSTSTSVGGTAIERWLRPVAYQGAPEALLPAELRDENALGLPRRFNGHLER from the coding sequence GTGGCAGCAGCACCAGTCTGGAGTGTCGACCCCCGAACCGGGAAGCAGCGCGAGCAGGTTGCGGTGGAAGCCACAGCTCAGGAGGTGGACGCCGCCGTCCGCGCGGCGCACGCCGCCCGTGCCTCCCTGACCGACCGCACGGTCCGCGCGGCCTTCCTGCGCTCCGCCGCCGACCAGCTTCAGGCGGCCAAGGACCAGCTCGTCGAGGTCGCCGACGCCGAGACCGCGCTCGGCCCGGTCCGGCTCACCGGTGAACTCACCCGCACCTGCTACCAGCTGCGGGCCTTCGCCGACATCGTGGACGAGGGCGCGTTCCTCGACGTGGTGATCAACCACCCCGACGACACGGCCACCCCGCCCATTCCCGACCTGCGCCGCTACAAGGTCCCGCTGGGTGTCGTCGCCGTCTACTCGGCCTCGAACTTCCCCTTCGCCTTCTCCGTCTCCGGCGGCGACACGGCGAGCGCGCTGGCCGCCGGCTGCCCGGTCGTCGTCAAGGCCCACCCCGACCACCCGGCGCTGTCCGAGCTGGTCGCGATCGTGGTGCGCCGCGCCGCCGCCGAGCACGGCATCCCCGAGGGCGTCCTCGGCCTCGTCCATGGCTTCGAGGCGGGCGTCGAACTGGTCAAGCACCCGCTCGTCACCGCCGCCGGCTTCACCGGCTCGGTGCGCGGCGGCCGTGCCCTCTTCGACGCGGCGGCCGCCCGGCCGGTGCCGATCCCGTTCCACGGCGAGCTGGGCTCCCTGAACCCGGTCCTCATCACCGAGGCCGCCGCCGCCGAGCGCGCCGAGGCGATCGGCGCCGGGCTCGCCGGGTCGATGACCCTCGGCGTCGGCCAGTTCTGCGTGAAGCCGGGCCTGGTGCTGGCGCCCGCCGGTGACGCCGGTGACCGGCTGCTCAAGTCGCTGACCGACGCGGTCAGCGACGTCGGCTCCGGGGTCCTGCTGGATCACCGGATGCGCGACAACTTCCTCGCCGGTGTCGCCGAGCGCGCCGAACTGCCCGACGTGGAGTCGCCGGTGACCGCCGGCGCGGGTGGCGAGCACACCGTCAGCCCCGGATTCCTGACCGTCCCCGCCGGCAAGCTGGCCGCCGAGGGCGAGCACGACCTGCTCCTGGAGGAGTGCTTCGGGCCGCTCACGGTCGTGGCGCGCTACGAGGACGAGGACGAGGCCAAGTCGGTGCTGTCCCGCCTGCCGGGCAACCTCACCGCCACGGTGCACGTGTCCGCCGGAGAGGCCTCCGGCGAGGGGCGTGGGCCGGAGTTGCTGGCCGAGCTGACGCCGCTGGCCGGACGGGTGCTCGTGAACGGCTGGCCGACGGGTGTGGCCGTGGCCGCGGCCCAGCACCACGGTGGGCCCTACCCGGCGACGACGTCCACGTCCACGTCGGTGGGCGGTACGGCGATCGAGCGGTGGCTGCGGCCGGTGGCCTACCAGGGGGCGCCCGAGGCGCTGCTTCCGGCGGAGCTGCGGGACGAGAACGCGCTGGGGCTGCCGCGGCGGTTCAACGGCCACTTGGAACGGTAG
- a CDS encoding DUF1349 domain-containing protein, with product MDVKIPELPFSLRTYGPDGHWSHEDGVLTGWAGARQDRFVSPTGEGLDPASDAPRLLGAPEGDFQLIARVTVGFAAGFDAGVLYVHVGERAWAKLCLEHSPDVPTVCTVVTRGHSDDANSFTVEGSSVWLRVSRTGRAFAFHASRDGKQWTFVRLFTLAGEHESGAALVGFMTQSPMGEGCVVTYDEIEFRPNWPEDLRNGS from the coding sequence ATGGACGTCAAAATTCCCGAACTCCCGTTCTCGCTCCGCACATACGGACCCGATGGGCACTGGTCCCATGAGGACGGGGTGCTCACCGGGTGGGCCGGTGCTCGGCAGGACCGGTTCGTGTCGCCCACCGGCGAGGGCCTGGATCCGGCTTCGGACGCGCCCCGGCTGCTGGGTGCGCCGGAGGGGGACTTCCAGCTGATCGCCCGGGTCACCGTCGGCTTCGCCGCCGGGTTCGACGCGGGCGTTCTGTATGTGCACGTGGGGGAACGGGCCTGGGCGAAGCTCTGCCTGGAGCACTCGCCGGACGTGCCGACCGTGTGCACGGTGGTCACCCGGGGACACTCGGACGACGCCAACTCCTTCACGGTGGAGGGCAGCTCGGTGTGGCTGCGGGTCAGTCGCACCGGCCGTGCCTTCGCCTTCCACGCCTCACGCGACGGCAAGCAGTGGACCTTCGTCCGCCTCTTCACCCTCGCCGGCGAGCACGAGAGCGGAGCCGCCCTCGTCGGCTTCATGACCCAGTCCCCGATGGGCGAGGGCTGCGTGGTCACCTACGACGAGATCGAATTCCGCCCGAACTGGCCGGAGGACCTGAGAAACGGCAGCTGA
- a CDS encoding N-acetyltransferase family protein: MIKDRVNRVTGARVIRTALPAEAQPITALHARARATYYPDGTPEDGTDWLASWQHAIERPHGQVLCVVEDGRITGIASFRRAEGAPDGTVYLAQFHVDPDRWRRGTGRSLHAACVEAWRADGTRTAGLSVHIDNHRARAFYAGLGWTPDPRHPPAPDDHHLLLMFTVAGE; this comes from the coding sequence ATGATCAAGGACCGTGTGAACCGAGTGACCGGAGCGCGCGTGATCAGGACCGCGCTCCCCGCCGAGGCCCAGCCCATCACTGCCCTGCACGCCCGAGCCCGAGCGACGTACTACCCGGACGGCACCCCCGAGGACGGCACGGACTGGCTCGCCTCCTGGCAGCACGCCATCGAACGGCCCCACGGACAGGTGCTGTGCGTGGTGGAGGACGGTCGCATCACCGGCATCGCCTCTTTCCGCCGCGCCGAGGGCGCACCCGACGGCACGGTGTACCTCGCGCAGTTCCACGTAGACCCCGACCGGTGGCGCCGGGGCACCGGCCGGTCCCTGCACGCGGCCTGTGTGGAGGCGTGGCGGGCGGACGGCACACGCACGGCGGGCCTCTCCGTGCACATCGACAACCACCGGGCCCGCGCCTTCTACGCAGGCCTGGGCTGGACCCCCGACCCGCGCCACCCGCCCGCCCCGGACGACCACCACCTCCTGCTCATGTTCACGGTGGCCGGGGAATGA
- a CDS encoding DsbA family oxidoreductase: MRVEIWSDIACPWCYVGKARFEKALAAFPHRDGVEVVHRSFELDPGRAKDDVQPVLTMLSKKYGMSEAQAQAGEHNLREQAGAEGLAYRAEGRDHGSTFDMHRLLHFAKEQGRQSELLQALYRANFAEERSVYTDADAYLVELAVEAGLEEGAVRKVLADSGAYADAVRADEREAAELGANGVPFFVLDRKYGVSGAQPAEVFEKALTQAWGERPAPLRVVAAEGAEACGPDGCAVPQ, from the coding sequence ATGCGCGTCGAGATCTGGAGCGACATCGCCTGCCCCTGGTGCTACGTGGGCAAGGCCCGCTTCGAGAAGGCGCTCGCGGCCTTCCCGCACCGTGATGGTGTCGAGGTGGTGCACCGCTCCTTCGAGCTCGACCCCGGCCGTGCCAAGGACGACGTCCAGCCGGTCCTCACCATGCTGAGCAAGAAGTACGGGATGAGCGAGGCGCAGGCCCAGGCCGGCGAGCACAACCTCCGTGAGCAGGCCGGCGCCGAGGGGCTCGCCTACCGGGCAGAGGGCCGGGACCACGGCAGCACCTTCGACATGCACCGCCTGCTCCACTTCGCCAAGGAGCAGGGGCGGCAGAGCGAGCTGCTGCAGGCCCTCTACCGGGCGAACTTCGCCGAGGAGCGGTCCGTGTACACCGACGCGGACGCGTATCTGGTCGAGCTGGCCGTCGAGGCGGGGCTGGAGGAGGGGGCGGTCCGCAAGGTGTTGGCCGACTCCGGCGCGTACGCCGACGCCGTCCGCGCGGACGAGCGGGAGGCGGCCGAGCTCGGCGCGAACGGGGTCCCCTTCTTCGTACTGGACCGGAAGTACGGGGTGTCCGGGGCACAGCCCGCGGAGGTGTTCGAGAAGGCTCTCACCCAGGCGTGGGGGGAGAGGCCGGCGCCGTTGCGGGTCGTGGCGGCCGAGGGTGCGGAGGCTTGCGGGCCGGACGGGTGCGCGGTGCCTCAGTAG
- a CDS encoding aminotransferase class V-fold PLP-dependent enzyme, whose product METFESLVRTEFAPKNTYLNTASTGLLPARTVHAMKAGVDSVAAGQPQDMFADVEAARAAFGRIVGVPDRRVAAGASVAVYSGLIAASLPEGAEVLTAEADFTSLVNPFHVRGDLKVRQVPLERVAESVRPGTALVAVSAAQSADGRVADLGAIREAARAHGARTYVDASQSVGWLPIEADAYDYVVSVAFKWLVCPRGVAFLVVPEDLGGLTPLFAGWVAGQEPWDSCYGPVEELADSARRFDESPSLFSYAGARRSLALIEELGVANVRDHDLALADRFRAGLAGLGHEPVPAPGSAIVSVPGLGHRQAELSRAGVEVSDRAGHLRAAFHLYNTRTDVDRLLDVLSG is encoded by the coding sequence ATGGAGACCTTCGAGAGCCTCGTCCGGACCGAGTTCGCCCCGAAGAACACCTATCTGAACACCGCGAGTACCGGGCTGCTGCCGGCCCGCACCGTCCACGCGATGAAGGCCGGTGTCGACTCCGTGGCGGCCGGGCAGCCGCAGGACATGTTCGCCGACGTGGAGGCCGCGCGGGCGGCGTTCGGGCGGATCGTCGGGGTGCCGGACCGCCGCGTGGCGGCCGGGGCCTCGGTCGCCGTCTACAGCGGGCTGATCGCGGCCTCGCTGCCCGAGGGCGCGGAGGTGCTGACCGCGGAGGCCGACTTCACGTCCCTCGTGAACCCCTTCCATGTGCGCGGCGACCTCAAGGTGCGCCAGGTCCCGCTGGAGCGCGTCGCCGAGTCGGTGCGCCCCGGCACGGCGCTCGTCGCGGTGAGCGCCGCCCAGTCCGCCGACGGCCGGGTCGCCGACCTGGGCGCGATCCGTGAGGCCGCGCGGGCGCACGGGGCGCGAACGTACGTGGACGCGTCGCAGTCCGTCGGCTGGCTGCCGATCGAGGCGGACGCGTACGACTACGTCGTCTCCGTCGCCTTCAAGTGGCTCGTCTGCCCGCGCGGAGTGGCCTTTCTCGTCGTCCCGGAGGACCTCGGCGGCCTCACCCCCCTCTTCGCCGGCTGGGTCGCGGGGCAGGAGCCGTGGGACAGCTGCTACGGCCCGGTGGAGGAACTCGCCGACTCCGCCCGCCGGTTCGACGAGAGCCCCAGCCTCTTCTCCTACGCGGGCGCCCGCCGGTCCCTGGCGCTGATCGAGGAGCTGGGCGTGGCGAACGTGCGCGATCACGACCTGGCGCTGGCCGACCGGTTCCGCGCGGGCCTGGCCGGCCTCGGCCACGAGCCGGTTCCGGCGCCCGGATCGGCGATCGTGTCGGTGCCCGGACTCGGCCATCGGCAGGCGGAATTGAGCCGAGCGGGGGTCGAGGTCTCCGATCGCGCGGGCCATCTGCGGGCCGCCTTCCACCTGTACAACACGCGAACGGACGTCGACCGGCTTCTGGACGTCCTGTCCGGCTGA
- a CDS encoding RNA polymerase sigma factor, producing MVVPVEPTLEQPFIDVELHRRLVYGDESALREAYAAYGGLVRRVAVRVTRSPAAAEDVAQEVFAQLWTRPYGFDAGRGSLRTWLSMVAHRRAVDWVRGEARHRKDARADDSALHAIPDAGPGPDEAVVDRERSLLLHTALAELPRPQREVVHLAYFAGRTYRQAAVELGIPEGTAKTRLRSALRKLAESLADPPDPAAVRGA from the coding sequence GTGGTGGTGCCGGTGGAGCCGACGCTCGAACAGCCGTTCATCGATGTGGAGTTGCATCGGCGGCTGGTGTACGGGGACGAGTCCGCGCTGCGTGAGGCGTACGCGGCGTACGGGGGACTCGTCCGGCGGGTGGCCGTCCGGGTCACCCGCAGCCCGGCGGCCGCCGAGGACGTGGCGCAGGAGGTCTTCGCCCAGCTCTGGACCAGGCCCTACGGCTTCGACGCGGGCCGTGGCTCGCTGCGCACCTGGCTGTCCATGGTCGCCCACCGGAGGGCCGTGGACTGGGTACGCGGAGAGGCCCGGCACCGCAAGGACGCCCGCGCGGACGACTCCGCGCTGCACGCCATTCCCGACGCCGGGCCCGGCCCGGACGAGGCGGTCGTCGACCGCGAGCGTTCCCTCCTGCTGCACACCGCCCTCGCCGAACTCCCGCGCCCCCAGCGGGAGGTGGTCCATCTCGCCTACTTCGCGGGCCGCACCTACCGCCAGGCCGCCGTCGAACTGGGCATACCGGAGGGCACCGCGAAGACCCGGCTCCGCTCGGCCCTGCGCAAACTGGCGGAGTCCCTCGCGGACCCACCGGACCCGGCAGCGGTGAGGGGCGCGTGA
- a CDS encoding maleylpyruvate isomerase family mycothiol-dependent enzyme: MTNDHDGVRELLAAWAVGALPPGDRRTVLPHLAGCESCAAEAERLRATVRLLDGAAGPGPAPGPEPRPGVARGGAPGAARDGADALRAGAVNGSADGVLALALRSRRPRAAEIAHHAAPYAAAVAGLQALVPELDGRWGTPVVHDWDAHATVAHLVAADEHLAVHLGIDTGLPASHIPEGMAAEDAWGRRTADVIAHEHGRTAGETVATWAAQAAALLATPEAGDPEPAARAVTVMGLRLPVADHFLVRAFEAWIHTDDIGRALGLPVPPPPDEHLWSLVRLAVRILGLALHDAPPVLFEVTGPTDTSWILGDDSEPAHAELTLDPVDFCLLVGGRYAPEEVPRGITGDESAARNVLERAASLAWL, encoded by the coding sequence ATGACCAACGACCACGACGGCGTACGGGAGCTGCTGGCCGCCTGGGCGGTCGGCGCGCTCCCACCCGGCGACCGGCGGACGGTCCTCCCGCACCTGGCCGGCTGCGAATCGTGCGCGGCGGAGGCCGAGCGGCTCCGCGCCACCGTACGCCTGCTGGACGGTGCGGCGGGGCCAGGACCGGCACCGGGGCCGGAGCCGAGGCCGGGTGTCGCGCGGGGCGGTGCGCCGGGCGCCGCACGGGACGGCGCCGATGCCCTGCGGGCCGGTGCCGTGAACGGGAGCGCCGACGGTGTCCTCGCGCTCGCCCTCCGCTCCCGACGCCCCCGCGCCGCCGAGATCGCCCACCATGCCGCCCCCTACGCCGCCGCCGTGGCCGGACTGCAGGCGCTGGTCCCGGAGTTGGACGGCCGCTGGGGCACACCGGTCGTGCACGACTGGGACGCGCACGCCACCGTCGCGCATCTCGTCGCCGCCGACGAGCACCTCGCCGTGCACCTCGGCATCGACACGGGCCTGCCCGCCTCGCACATCCCGGAGGGGATGGCCGCCGAGGACGCCTGGGGCAGGCGTACCGCCGACGTCATCGCCCACGAGCACGGGCGCACTGCCGGGGAGACGGTCGCCACCTGGGCCGCGCAGGCCGCCGCGCTGCTGGCCACGCCCGAGGCCGGTGACCCCGAACCCGCGGCCCGAGCCGTCACGGTGATGGGCCTGCGGCTGCCGGTCGCCGACCACTTCCTGGTCCGCGCCTTCGAGGCGTGGATCCACACGGACGACATCGGCCGCGCGCTCGGCCTCCCCGTCCCCCCGCCCCCCGACGAACACCTCTGGTCCCTGGTCCGCCTGGCCGTCCGCATCCTCGGCCTGGCCCTCCACGACGCGCCCCCCGTCCTCTTCGAGGTCACCGGCCCCACCGACACCAGCTGGATCCTCGGCGACGACTCCGAGCCCGCACACGCCGAACTCACCCTGGATCCCGTCGACTTCTGCCTGCTGGTCGGCGGCCGGTACGCCCCGGAGGAGGTACCGAGAGGGATCACGGGCGACGAGAGCGCGGCACGGAACGTTCTGGAGAGGGCGGCGTCGTTGGCGTGGCTGTGA
- the thpD gene encoding ectoine hydroxylase has product MTTLTDLYPSRGATEVSVPRQDPVVWGSPGTPGPVSLAELQAYERDGFLPVEQLIAPDEVAVYRQELERLVADPAIRADERSIVEPQSQEIRSVFEVHRISELFARLVRDERVVGRARQILGSDVYVHQSRINVKPGFGASGFYWHSDFETWHAEDGLPNMRAVSVSIALTENHDTNGGLMIMPGSHRTFLGCAGATPKDNYKKSLQMQDAGTPSDEALTAMASEYGIKLFTGKAGSATWFDCNCMHGSGDNITPFPRSNVFIVFNSVENTAVEPFSAPVPRPEFIGARDFTPVK; this is encoded by the coding sequence ATGACCACGCTCACCGACCTCTACCCCAGCCGCGGAGCCACCGAGGTGTCGGTCCCGCGTCAGGACCCGGTCGTCTGGGGCTCCCCCGGCACGCCCGGCCCGGTCTCCCTCGCCGAACTCCAGGCGTACGAGCGCGACGGCTTCCTCCCCGTCGAGCAGCTCATCGCGCCGGACGAGGTCGCCGTCTACCGGCAGGAGCTGGAGCGGCTCGTCGCCGACCCGGCGATCCGCGCCGACGAGCGCTCGATCGTCGAGCCGCAGTCGCAGGAGATCCGGTCGGTCTTCGAGGTGCACCGGATCAGCGAGCTGTTCGCGCGGTTGGTGCGTGACGAGCGGGTCGTCGGGCGGGCCCGGCAGATCCTCGGCTCGGACGTCTACGTCCACCAGTCGCGGATCAACGTGAAGCCGGGCTTCGGCGCGTCCGGGTTCTACTGGCACTCCGACTTCGAGACCTGGCACGCCGAGGACGGCCTGCCGAACATGCGGGCGGTGTCCGTGTCGATCGCGCTGACGGAGAACCACGACACCAACGGCGGCCTGATGATCATGCCGGGGTCGCACCGGACGTTCCTCGGCTGTGCGGGGGCCACCCCGAAGGACAACTACAAGAAGTCGCTGCAGATGCAGGACGCCGGCACCCCCTCCGACGAGGCGCTGACGGCCATGGCCTCCGAGTACGGCATCAAGCTGTTCACGGGCAAGGCCGGTTCGGCGACCTGGTTCGACTGCAACTGCATGCACGGCTCCGGCGACAACATCACGCCGTTCCCGCGCAGCAACGTCTTCATCGTGTTCAACAGTGTGGAGAACACGGCGGTCGAGCCGTTCTCGGCGCCGGTACCGCGGCCGGAGTTCATCGGCGCACGGGACTTCACCCCGGTGAAGTGA
- a CDS encoding ectoine synthase produces MIVRSFKDIEGTNRHVKSASGTWESKRIVLAREKVGFSLHETVLYAGTETSMWYANHVEAVVCVEGEAELTDQETGRSYTITPGTMYLLDGHERHTLRVKEDFRCLCVFNPPVTGREDHDENGVYPLLTEEG; encoded by the coding sequence GTGATCGTCCGTTCGTTCAAGGACATCGAAGGAACCAACCGGCATGTGAAGTCGGCATCCGGCACCTGGGAGAGCAAGCGGATCGTCCTGGCCAGGGAGAAGGTCGGCTTCTCCCTCCACGAGACGGTTCTGTACGCGGGTACGGAGACGTCGATGTGGTACGCGAACCACGTCGAGGCCGTCGTGTGCGTCGAGGGCGAGGCCGAGCTCACCGACCAGGAGACCGGGCGGAGTTACACGATCACGCCCGGAACCATGTACCTCCTCGACGGGCACGAGCGGCACACGCTGCGGGTGAAGGAGGACTTCCGCTGCCTCTGCGTGTTCAACCCGCCCGTGACCGGCCGGGAGGACCACGACGAGAACGGCGTCTATCCCCTACTGACGGAGGAGGGCTGA